The DNA segment GTGTTTGAAATGGTCGAACAGCTTCCGAACCCGCCTGCAAGTTTTTTGAAAAAATTAACTGGTTGTGACGATATTTGGGAGGTCAGAGCAATTACACATCATCAGAGCTTCCGCTTTTTGGGATTTTACGACGGGAAACGCCTAATTCTAACCAATGGATTTGCCAAACAAACGGACAAAACTCCGCCCCAAGAAATCAATCTCGCAAAACGGCGCAAAGAGATGTACTTTAGTGGGCGACGAGAACTGTTATGAATCTTTCCGAACTGCACAAGCGGCTCTCGCACAAGCCTACCTATCGCAAGGCTTACGATGCTATTGGCGACGTGGTATTGATTGGAGCGGCGGTTCGGAAGTTGCGCGAAGACGAGGAGATAACCCAACGACAATTGGTGGAAAAAATCGGCATCTCGCAGTTTTATCTTTCGCGCCTTGAGACGGGCAGCGGCAAAGTATCGGCTGATGTCGTTGCAGCAGTGGTGCGCCATTTTGAAGAACCATTACGCGAACTTGGAATTAATGTTGAACCTTGGTTAGCCGTGAAACCGTCTAAATCGGACTTGCGAGAAATTCCATCACCGCATCCGCGCCCCATAATACCCGAAAGTATGTCCCGCACACGCCGCCCTGCCGCCGCAGAAGAAAAACCAGAAGAAGCTCTGCGCGAAAAGCCAGATCACAAGTATGGGACGCCTCATTGACACTTTTCCCAGCGCCGGCGGCGCGGCATCTTTGTAGAACCACGACGCAAACAAAATTCAAGCCCCAGCGGGGCGACATATCCGGGAAGATGTCGCTCCTGCCGGAGCTTTGGATTTTTCCCATTCGATGTTCTACAAAGGTGCTCTGACGGGCTTTCGGTTTGGTTGGAATGCCAGTTCTCTCTCCCGGAGGGTGCCAAAGCGCCATTTAGCAGCGTTGCGGCTTGCCCCCGACGGCGGGGGTGAACAAACTTCGCCGGGTGAACAAAATCAGCACTTCCTCTTAAACGCTGTTGAACGATGACCTACACCGAGGCGATTAAATTTCTCTACGGATTGCGATTGTTCGGCGCCAAGCTGGGTTTGGAAAACACCTTCCGGCTGGCGGAACTGGCGGGGCAACCGCAGCGTCACCTGCGCTTCATTCACGTCGCGGGCACGAACGGCAAAGGCTCAACCTGCGCCATGCTCGAGAGCGTTTACCGGGCGAGCGGGCGGCGCGTGGGCCTGTTCACTTCGCCGCACCTGGTTTCTTTCCGCGAACGGATGCAGGTGAACCGCCAATGGATCAGCGCCGCCGAGGTCGTGACGTTGCTGGGAAAGATTCGTCCGTGGCTGGCGACCTTTCCCGCCGAACAGCATCCCACTTTTTTCGAAGTTGTCACCGTGATGGCATTGCTGCACTTCGCGCAACAGCGGTGCGAGCTGGTGATTTGGGAAACTGGTTTGGGCGGACGTCTGGACGCGACCAATATCGTCACGCCGCTGCTCAGCGCCATCACGCCGATCGGTCTGGACCATCAAGCCTGGCTCGGCGATACCTTGACGAAAATTACCGCTGAAAAGGCGGGCATCATCAAACCCGGTGTGCCGGTGGAGGCCGCCGCGCAACCGGAGGAGGCGTTGGCCGTGTTACGCGCCACGGCGGCAACACTCCACGCTCCCTTCCGCGCGCTGGCGACCACTACGCCCGTGGCGTTGCCCGGGCCGCTCGCGCTTCAAGGCGCGCACCAACGCCAAAACGCCGCACTGGTTTTGCGGGTGGTGGAAGCATTGCAATCGCTCCTGCCGGTGACGCCGGAAGCGCTGGTAAAAGGTCTGGCCACGGTCCGTTGGGCCGGCCGATTACAATCGCTGGCGCTGGCCACCGGACAAAAAGTGTTGCTCGATGGCGCGCATAATCCATCGGGTCTGGCCGCCCTTGCTCCGGCTTTGCCGCCCGAGGAGATCCATTCGCCGCGCGTGTTTATTGTCGGCATCATGCGCGACAAGGATTGGCAGACCATGTGTCGGCAGTTGTTGCAAATCGCGCGCCGCATCATTTTCATTCCCGTGGGGAGCGATCGCACCATTGATCCGCAGACTTTGCTGGCTTGGTGTTGCGAACAACCCACCGCCGTCGAATGTCGCACCGCCAACTCGCTCGACGCGGCCCTGCGCATGACGTCGCCCGCCGAGGAATTGGTCATTACCGGTTCGTTATATCTGATTGGCGAAGCGCTGGCCTTGTTGGACCCCGAGTTTCAAAAAGTGGCCGCTGAACACGCGCTCAACGAGTGGGGCGGCCAATTCGCCCGCCCGCCTGAACCGGCCAGCTTGGGCCATTGACCGACTCAGAGACTTCCGGGCGTGGCCGCGATTTATCTTTGACTCCGGGCGTTTCGATTGACTCGGCCCGCTGTGATTTCCAGTATGACCGCATGTTGAGGAAAGCCATCTTTATTCTGGTCCTTATTGGCGGCGTGATTCTGGCTCCCGCTGCGTCCCAACCCTACAAATATCTGCCTGCGGATTGTTCCGCCCTGGTCCACCTGCTGCCGCCACCGCCCGCCACCAATTCCCCCGCCGGAATTGCGGACCTGGAAATCGTCCTGCAGATTCAGGCCGATCGCACGCCCGACCAGATTCGCCGCGCCCAACGTGTGGCCAGTCAATCAGTGTTCACGTTCGCGCAACCGGTGTTGGGGAATTGGTTCAACGCCACCAACTGTCCGGAAACCCAACGGTTGTTCAAGGAAATCAACCGCGAAAGTCAGAGCATTGTGGATGACCAGGTCAAAAAACATTGGCAGCGACTCCGACCCTACCAGGCATCTCCGGCGGTCCAACCGATAGTCGGGCGACCCGGCAACACATCGTATCCCAGCGGTCATTCCGCGGGCGCGGCGCTGTGGGGCACCATTCTGGCCGCAGCTTTTCCCGACCAGGCGGACGCGTTCAAAGCGCAGATTCGCGAAGTGATGTGGTCTCGGGTGATCGGCGGCGCACACTATCCCAGTGATACCGCTGCCGGTGCGATGCTCGGTGAAGCCATTGCCCGCACGATGCTGCAAGCGCCCGCGATGACGGAAACGCTGGAGAAAATCCGCGCGGAAGTCGCTCCGTTCCGGCAGCACGAAACCGAACCGCTCGCAGTGCCGGCGGGGAGATAGAAATTTCTGAGCTAGCCTTAAACTGAAGGCGGGACACGATCCACCGTGTCTCTGACCAAATCACAACGCAAAATGTGGAGTAGTTTTTCAAAGCCGAAACTCAGAAACTCATAAAGTTTTGTTTCCTTATTTTCGCGTAGTTTGCGTGTTTTGCGGTTCATCCTACCATCCTGTCAGTGGCCTCCGTTGTGACCGACCTGCTATCGAGCCAGCGGCTATAGCGGTTTAATTAAAGTTGTAGCCGTGGCGCCGAACGAGTGTAACCCCATGAAGGTGGGGTCCGGATGGGGAATGGCGCCTCTGTCCGTGAGGTTTTGGAGTGCGGCAGTCCTCTGCCGCTGTGGAATCAGCAGCACGCAACCAGAAAGCGGCAGAAGACTGCCGTAGTCCAAGACGCGGTCGTGCCGGGGCTCGTTCCAAACCAAGGGCGGTCGCCCGTTTGACCCCAACGCTTGGCTTGAAGTTGCGAGGCTCGTTGCGCCATGCCGGCGGTTATAGGAATACTTAAAATGCCCTAGATTCCTTGTACCGTTGGAAACTCGCCCGGAAGGAAAGTGAATAAACCCTTATATGTCGGGCTTGACGGTGGGTCTGCAACAGCATTGTTAAAACCGCTTATCCACAATTCATGCTACGGATAGGCAGATTGACCGCCATTCCCAGTTGCACTCGCATTTAGACACAATTGAGCGCTGAATTGACACCGGGTCCGGCCTGTGGCTTAATCCTCGTCCGCAGTAGTGGGCCGGTGGGTAGGATACTCAAGTGGTCAACGAGGGCAGACTGTAAATCTGCTGGCTAACGCCTACACAGGTTCGAATCCTGTTCCTACCACCATTTTCCGGCTCGGGCCAGGCTCACACTCGAAAACAACAGTCAGGCCCGCCGTTCAATCCGGAGTCTTTTCAACGTCTCCGAGCGGACTGGAAAAACCGGTTCAGAACAGAATTCAAATGAACAAAATTTCGCGCGCATTACTTTCAGTTTCAGATAAAACCGGACTCCTCCCGCTGGCGCAAACGCTGGCGGCGTCCGGGGTGGAATTAATTTCCACCGGTGGCACCGCCAAAGTCCTGCGCGAGGCGGGTCTCACCGTAAAAGACATCAGCGAACACACCGGCTTTCCGGAAATGTTGGATGGCCGCGTTAAAACTTTGCACCCCAAGGTGCATGGCGGCCTGCTCTACATTCGCGGCAAGGCCGAACACGAAGCAGCCGTCCAGCAACATCAGATCGCGCCCATTGATCTGGTGGTCGTCAATCTTTACCCGTTTGAGGCCACGGTGGCCCGACCCCAGGTCAGCCTGGCGGAAGCGATTGAGAATATTGATATCGGCGGACCGTCCATGCTCCGAAGCGCGGCCAAGAATCACGAGAGCGTAACGGTGGTGGTGGATCCGGCGGATTACGCCGCGGTGGCGGAACAAATCAAGGCTACCGGACAGACCACCTTGGAGCTGCGGCGGCGGCTGGCGGCAAAAGTTTTTGCGCGAACGGCGGCTTACGATGCGGCCATCGCCGCGCACTTGGAGCACGCCTTCAACGGAGACGCGTCACAATTGCCGCAAACCCTGACACTTTCCGTGCCGTTGGCGCAACCGTTACGTTACGGGGAAAACCCGCATCAGGCAGCGGCGCTGTACGGAAAATTCGGCGAGTATTTTCAGCAATTACATGGCAAGGAACTTTCCTACAACAACATTCTGGATCTCACGGCGGCGGCGGCATTGATCGGCGAATTTGAAACCGCCGCACCGACCTTGGCCATTCTGAAACACACGAATCCCTGTGGCGTAGGTCAGGGGGATACACTGCGTGAAGCTTGGGGTAAGGCATTCGCCACGGATCGTCAGGCTCCGTTCGGCGGTATCATCGCCGTTAATCGCCCGCTGGATGCGGATTGCGCCGCCGCCATCGTCGAGATTTTCAGCGAGGTGATTGTCGCTCCAGACTTTACCGCCGACGCCTTGGCGCTACTGCAAAAGAAGAAAAATTTGCGGCTCCTTAAAGTCTTGCAATCAGGACGAACGGCATCGCCCTGGGACGTGCGCAGCGTCGGCGCGAACTCCTTCCTGATGCAACAGCGCGACTTGAAGGTGACGTCTTCCACCGATCTGAAAATCGTCACCAAACGACATCCCACCGAAGCGGAGTTGCGCGCGATGCTGTTTGGCTGGCGCATCGTGAAGCATTTGAAATCCAATGCGATTCTGTATTGCGCAGCGGATCGCACGTTGGGGATTGGCGCGGGCCAGATGAGTCGTGTGGATTCCAGCCGCATCGCTGTATGGAAAGCCGGTGAGGCCGGACTGGCGCTGCCGGGGAGCGTGGTGTGCAGTGATGCGTTCTTCCCTTTTGCAGATGGATTGATGGCGGCGGCGGAAGCGGGAGCAACGGCGGCGATTCAGCCGGGCGGCTCAGTTCGTGATGCCGAAGTCATTGCGGCGGCAGACGAACGCAACCTGGCGATGGCGTTCACCGGCGTCCGGCATTTCCGGCACTGAGCGTGGTGACGCACAGTAGCGGCTTCGACGGTTAACCCGCTCGGACAATGGGAGCTTTGACGCGGTAAATTCGCTGCCTACAGCAGCAACCGGATGATCAGAAAGACTTCGCCACCGGTCACAATCAGCAGCAAGCTCCAAACGAACCACTCGCGCCACTGCAAGTTGCGTTGCCGCGTCGGACTCAGTCGAAAAGCGATTTGCGCCGCGCCCGCCGTGATGATGTCGCCATTACGCAGTCGCGCCGCTTCGGTGGGAGTTTGATTGATGGCGGTAATTGCGCCGGGATGCGTTTGAAGATTAAAACCAGTTTTGGCGGCCAGGCTCAGCTCAAAGTGTTGATCCCAGACGCCTTCGTCTTCCAGGCGCAAATCCGCTTGTGGACTCCGACCAACTTTTATCGGGAAGTGGCGGGACTCCCAAACCAGCCCCGCGCGCTGACCGGACAAGATCTGTAATTGAACCATTACAGACCAATGGCGCCGCGAATGTCGCGCATGGGCACTTCGATTTTGTCCCCGGGATAAACCGGCAAATCATAATTGGAATCTTGCGCGGCTTTTTTGCAATCCACGATGGTTCGACTGCCATCGGCGCGAGTGAGCACGACACGTTTGCGATCCGCAAAGTCAGTAAAGTCCTGCGCTCCCGCAATGGCTTTGAGAACGGTGGTTTGGCCAAAGTATTCCTGGCGGCCCGGATTCCGCACCTGACCCTGCACGTAAAAGATGCGTCGTTCCGAAGATGCCGTGATGGTCAGTTGTTTGTAGAACAACGGCACGTACTTGCTGTAAATCGCTTTCTGCAACTCGCCAAGGGTTTTGCCCTCGGCCTTAATCGAACCGATCATCGGCAAGGTAACCATGCCGTCTTCCTTGACCGATTCCTCGTGCGGCATGGGCGGACTCTGAATTCCGGAGAAGGTGATTTTCACGTAGTCCCCAACGGCCAGACGCGCGGCTTCACCGAGCGAAGTGCTGGTACCGGCAGCATTGGGGGCGCTCGCATACGGTTGGTCGCCCGGGACCTCAGTAAAATGAATCTGATCCCGTGAGGTCTGACATCCCGCCAGAACCAATCCAATCAGGAGCGCCACGCCCGCCCACCAGCCACCGAAGGCTCTTTGCTGCGAAATAACTTTCTTCATGAACTTATACTCAGACAAGCGGATCAGTATTTTTGTTTGATTTCGCCCGAATCTTTCGCTCCGGGCGCCGCCGCTTCCGCCACCGGCTCGGCATCTTCGCTCTTGGCGTAATAATCGTGGTAATAGCCGCTGTAATAATAGTAGCTCTCGTCCTGCGACATGTTGATGTTGTTCAACACGATGCCGACCAGATTGCCGCCCACTTTCTCGATGAGTTGCTTGGCGCGAATGTTCATCGGCTGCGGGTACCGACGGTATTGGATGACCTGAACGGTAATATCCACTTCGCTGGCGAGGATGGAGGCGTCGCTCACCCCCATGATCGGTGGCGAATCGAAAAAGACATAATCGTAGCGCTGCTTAAGTTCGTTGATCAGATCCTTCATCTGGCTGGAACTCAAAATACCCAGTGAACTGCTGGGCAGCTTGCCGCTGGCCAGAAAATCAAGCTTGTCCAACGAGGTGGTTTGAATGACATCGGTCAGGCTGTTTTGCTTCAACAAGTAGTTGGTCAAACCGAGGTTGTTGGTAACGCGCAAAATTTTGTGCAGCGTGGGGCGGCGCAAGTCGGAATCCACAATGATCACACGCTGGCCACTTTGAGCGAAGACGGTGGCCAGATTCAGAACCGTGGTGGACTTACCTTCGCCCGCACCGGCGCTAACCACGGCAATACTGTTCAATTTCTCGTCTTTGCGAGCGAATAGAAGGTTGGTTCGTAAGACCCGGTAAGCTTCCGCATGGGGACTTTCGGCCCCCTCCTCAATTAAATACCCGACATTTTGAGGTATGACACCCAAGACCGGCGACTGGAGGAGACGCTCAACGTCGTCAATGGTCTTGACGCTGGTATCCAAGTATTCAATGAAAAATGCCAAGCCAACCCCGACCACCAACCCAATGATCACCCCTAAAATGATGTTCAAAGTTTTGTTCGGGCGAACGGGTTTTTTGCCAGGTGTGGCGTATTCGATGATGTCCACCTGAAATTTTTTCGGCAGACTCAAGTCAATCTGTTCAACATTGATCTTACGGGAAAGCAGGGTACGCAAATCTTCCTCACTCATCAACGTGCGCTTCAGATCAAAGTAGGGACGGCTCTTGGTCAGTTGTTCCTGATCAAGTTTGCGCGCTGATTCCACGGCGGCGGTGCTGTTGTCCAGACGCGCTTTGGCCATCGCCACCTTGGTTTCCAAGGCCTTCATGATGGCGCGAACCTGATCGTCTATCTTGGTCTCCAGCTCAACTTCCAAATCTTGAACGCGCTTCATGTCCGGATGTTCCGGGCCCAAGTCCACCGCCAGAGCGATCGCATGTTGCTGAGCCATGTTGAGTTGTTGGAGCAGGTCGGTTAATACCGGATCCATTTCCATCCGCGGCAAGACTTCACGCAGTTCTTTGGTGGAAAGCGCACTCAGCTTGTCGTACTGGACCTTCCTTTCCTTGTACTCATTGTCAGCTTCGAAGCGGCTTAAAAGATTGCGTTTGTATTCCTCGGTTTCAGTCTGCATCACTGGAGTGAGACTGGTGGCGTCAATATCTGAGATGCCGGTGTCAATGCGCAATTTATCCAACCGAGACTTGATTTCAGCAATCCGCTCGTCCTGGATTTTCAATTGCCGCTGCAACTCGTTGATTCCGCCCATGACGGCTTCCTGGTTTTTTGAAAGCCGCCAGCGCTGATAGGCCTCGGCAATGGCGTTGGCCAAATCGGCGGCATCCTTGGCGTTATCGCTGAACACCTTAATGTCAATGATACTGGTGTTGCGGCGCGGTCGGACATCCATGCGGGCGCGCAACATTTCCAGCGCCTCGTTCGGTTTCAAGGGTTGGCCCTCGAAGTATTTATTCCCCCAAACTCGGGCGAGATCCAGATTGTTAATGACATTGGTCAGAATGCTTTCTGACTGGATGGTCTCGAACTCAGTTTGGATAAAGTAGGGGTCATAGGCGCTGATCAGCCGACTACTCATGCCGCTGAGTTCATCAATGTCCGACTTGTCCCGCTCGACCCGCATGGCGGCTGTGCTGGCAAACAATTCGGGCAAAATAAAGGTGACCAAGGTGGCCGTAATCACCACCAGGAGAAAAACCGCAAGAATGACGGTCTTCCGGATCCGAATAATCCGCCAGTAGTCTAAAAAGTGTAAGCGTGCCTCTGGTTGCGTTTGTTGCTTAAGCGGATCCATAGTCAAAAAAAATAGGGGCTAGTAATACGACCCAGCCCCTAACCAAAATATCCTCCGATCAGAAACCGACCGTCACGCCCGCATAGACGCGATTCCGATAAAAATCGGGTGACATACGCACAGTCGAATCCCACCGATCAAAATTATACCCGGTATGGGCGGAAACATACTGGTTGAAGTTATAGGCCAAGTCCAGACCGATGCGATACAACATGAAGGTTTCGCCATCCACCGCGACACCGCCGCCGTTATATTCAGCATGTGAAACACTGGCGCTGACCGTGCCGATCAACTTGGAAATGATCTCGTGTTTGAGCGCACCGTACGCGGTGATGTACTCCATGTCTTTGACATACGAGAGCGGCGCGCCCACTTCGTTGGCCGATTCCCGGCTGTAACGAAGCCCCGCATCCACCTGCGTGCGCTGCTGGATTGCATAAGTCACACTGCCTTGAATGAAAGGACTCCATTGCGTGTCATCCCCGCCCGTGTACTTGTAATAGGTGTAATACTGCGCGCCGACGTTAAGGGCAGCGGACAGAGTTGGACTGAAAATATGCCGAGCGCCAACATAGACGGTATGTCCGCGATTATTGCGGTCCTGACTCTGCACCACTGGCAATATCGCAATTACTTCATCGCCGTTGTAGATCGTCTGCGAGTAGTTGTAACCCAAAACGCCAATCGTAGATGGGCTCAGCTTCCAATTGCTGTCAATCCGCACCAAGTGTTCGGTTCGGTCGAAAAGACCCGAATAACTGGCTCGACCAGCATAAACGCCTCCTGGCAGTTTATCGTGGTAGTCGTAGAAGTTATTATTGTAGCCCAAACTGAAACTCAGCAGGTCGGTGGCTTCAACATTGAATTCGGCCCGGGCAAAATTACGGATGTTATCACCTGGAATTCGCTGGATCGCCGCAGGATCAAACAACAGGTCCGGTTCTTGACCAATAACAAAGGAGTCGCTCAACGAAATATCGGCGCGCGGGCTGAAAGTATGCGCGAAGTTCAAGTCGAAGACATGAGTGTAGCTATGATGCCCCGCACGGCCCGGGATGCTCTTATCGTAGAAGCGCGCCGTGAAGTCGTAGCCGACGTTGAAAGAAGTTTGTTCGCCGGGTAACCCAAACTTGATGGATGGAGTCACATCGAAACCCGCCGATTCCACTGCCCACGCATCCGGCGCGGTGTTCACGTTGTCATCGTAAAAGCCGTTTAAGGTGGCTTGAATGCTCCACGGCTTGTTCTTCTGCAGTTGGTTCAGCGTTGACGATTCAGCCGCGTGCAGCACCGAGGCGCCCATAGCCAGCAACCCAACTGAGGTAGCGATTTTTCTCATAGAATTAGTTTAGTAGTTCAACCCAAGACGACGTTTTCCTCTGTTCTACTTGAATCGGACGCAGCATGTCAAATAAATGTTCCGTCTTTTTATGTTCAAGCCAACCTCACTAGACAAACGGTTTTCGCCAAAAATAGCAAGCCTCATCAACAATAATTCAATAATAATTTTAACCCTCGCGATTTGGATGCCAATCCATCGGTTTTCCCGCAGAAATTTTACGGTTTTATGACCAAGGAGAAGTCCTCAACGTCGCGGCACCACCACCGTCTGTCCCACTTGGATGCGTCGCGGATCCAATCCCGGATTGGCCCGCGCCAGAACTTCCACAGAAATTCCGTACTGCCGCGAGATTGATGTGAGCGTCTCGCCAGATTTGACCCGGTGATATCCCGCGGCAGCCGCAGCCGTCGTTGTTGCGCTCGGGGCGGAACTTCGCTGCGGTAACGGGGTGGGTTGCAAGGTTGCCGCACGTTGCGGCGCCTGGACTGGACTCGTGGTGACCGGAGTTGAATACGTCTGCGGTGAGGTTTGCGTCGCCGCCTGGCGCAGTTGCTCTACTTCACTTTGTAAGCGCCGATTCTCCGCCGCCAGTTTTTCCAATCGCTGCTGTAAAGCGGAACTGGGAGGGATGGGCACCGCAGTGCGCGCCAGTTCCTGTTTCAGTCGCGCAATGTGCTGTCGAATCATTTCCGCATTACCCGCCTGGGGACGCAGCCGGAGATACTCCTGGTAAAAATGGATGGCCGCCGCTTCGTCCACCTGCTTTTCCGCGTAAAGCCAGCCCAACTCAAGATTCGCCGCCGCCGAATGGGGATTCAGCTCGAGGGCGCGCTTGAAGGCATTGATGGCGCCGCTGTAGTTCATGGCATTGACCAGATTTCGCCCGATCAAGAATTGCGGCTCCTTTTCCTCGTCCACTTGATCTGAGCGTCCGGGTTCACAGCCGCTCAACAGCAGCCCCACACAGCAGCCGAGCAGCAGGATTTGGATGATTTTAGCCGGCACCATGGCGCGCTTAATTTACCGAATGCACCGACGGCGCGCAATCGCCTGATGACTCGTTCAACGCTTGCGCGCACGCGCAAACGGATTTTGAGCAACCGTCCGCGTCGTCCGATCAGTCGCGTACAATCCAAGTAACAAACAAACCCACCCAACCAGGAAGTGCATTCCCAATACCGAAAGCAGTCCGATCAGGTTCATCACCCCCAGGTCGTAAAACGAAATGGCGAGCAGCATCAACAACGCGCCGGGCAGCAGCGCGGCCCCACTCATCTTCCAGCTTCCGCGCCAGGTCAAACGCCGATTCACGTAAAGTCCCAACCACCAAAGCGGTCCAGCATAAAGTGTTGCCAATCCAAACCACGCGATCATCAGGCCGCACACTGTAACGACGAACACTCCGGCCAATACTCCGGGTCGCCACGCGCCCCATAACGGTTGTAATTTTTCCTGGCCCAGCGCGATAACCCAACCCGCTGGATAGGGCCATTCCACGTAGCCGAACAGGGAATAAATGGTGATCCGATTCCGACTCAATTCGCACTGAAGGTCCGCCACCGAACGCAACTGACCGGGTTGCTCCACGCTGACACTCAGAGCGAGAAAGCCGTTTTCCTCCAGCATGATGGGGGTTGCCCCCTGCCAATCCAGTTGTTGATGCCGAATCTGGCTGGTGGCGGGCAACTGGTGAATCGCGTTGGAAATCACCGGCACGTAACGATCATAACAAAACCAGGTCACTCCCGCAGCCACCAGCAGGGCCACGAGAAATTGAATCAACAGCAATCGGCGCAGCGGC comes from the Verrucomicrobiia bacterium genome and includes:
- a CDS encoding helix-turn-helix transcriptional regulator — protein: MNLSELHKRLSHKPTYRKAYDAIGDVVLIGAAVRKLREDEEITQRQLVEKIGISQFYLSRLETGSGKVSADVVAAVVRHFEEPLRELGINVEPWLAVKPSKSDLREIPSPHPRPIIPESMSRTRRPAAAEEKPEEALREKPDHKYGTPH
- a CDS encoding polysaccharide biosynthesis/export family protein codes for the protein MKKVISQQRAFGGWWAGVALLIGLVLAGCQTSRDQIHFTEVPGDQPYASAPNAAGTSTSLGEAARLAVGDYVKITFSGIQSPPMPHEESVKEDGMVTLPMIGSIKAEGKTLGELQKAIYSKYVPLFYKQLTITASSERRIFYVQGQVRNPGRQEYFGQTTVLKAIAGAQDFTDFADRKRVVLTRADGSRTIVDCKKAAQDSNYDLPVYPGDKIEVPMRDIRGAIGL
- a CDS encoding phosphatase PAP2 family protein produces the protein MLRKAIFILVLIGGVILAPAASQPYKYLPADCSALVHLLPPPPATNSPAGIADLEIVLQIQADRTPDQIRRAQRVASQSVFTFAQPVLGNWFNATNCPETQRLFKEINRESQSIVDDQVKKHWQRLRPYQASPAVQPIVGRPGNTSYPSGHSAGAALWGTILAAAFPDQADAFKAQIREVMWSRVIGGAHYPSDTAAGAMLGEAIARTMLQAPAMTETLEKIRAEVAPFRQHETEPLAVPAGR
- the purH gene encoding bifunctional phosphoribosylaminoimidazolecarboxamide formyltransferase/IMP cyclohydrolase; the protein is MNKISRALLSVSDKTGLLPLAQTLAASGVELISTGGTAKVLREAGLTVKDISEHTGFPEMLDGRVKTLHPKVHGGLLYIRGKAEHEAAVQQHQIAPIDLVVVNLYPFEATVARPQVSLAEAIENIDIGGPSMLRSAAKNHESVTVVVDPADYAAVAEQIKATGQTTLELRRRLAAKVFARTAAYDAAIAAHLEHAFNGDASQLPQTLTLSVPLAQPLRYGENPHQAAALYGKFGEYFQQLHGKELSYNNILDLTAAAALIGEFETAAPTLAILKHTNPCGVGQGDTLREAWGKAFATDRQAPFGGIIAVNRPLDADCAAAIVEIFSEVIVAPDFTADALALLQKKKNLRLLKVLQSGRTASPWDVRSVGANSFLMQQRDLKVTSSTDLKIVTKRHPTEAELRAMLFGWRIVKHLKSNAILYCAADRTLGIGAGQMSRVDSSRIAVWKAGEAGLALPGSVVCSDAFFPFADGLMAAAEAGATAAIQPGGSVRDAEVIAAADERNLAMAFTGVRHFRH
- a CDS encoding outer membrane beta-barrel protein, with protein sequence MRKIATSVGLLAMGASVLHAAESSTLNQLQKNKPWSIQATLNGFYDDNVNTAPDAWAVESAGFDVTPSIKFGLPGEQTSFNVGYDFTARFYDKSIPGRAGHHSYTHVFDLNFAHTFSPRADISLSDSFVIGQEPDLLFDPAAIQRIPGDNIRNFARAEFNVEATDLLSFSLGYNNNFYDYHDKLPGGVYAGRASYSGLFDRTEHLVRIDSNWKLSPSTIGVLGYNYSQTIYNGDEVIAILPVVQSQDRNNRGHTVYVGARHIFSPTLSAALNVGAQYYTYYKYTGGDDTQWSPFIQGSVTYAIQQRTQVDAGLRYSRESANEVGAPLSYVKDMEYITAYGALKHEIISKLIGTVSASVSHAEYNGGGVAVDGETFMLYRIGLDLAYNFNQYVSAHTGYNFDRWDSTVRMSPDFYRNRVYAGVTVGF
- a CDS encoding FHA domain-containing protein; amino-acid sequence: MVQLQILSGQRAGLVWESRHFPIKVGRSPQADLRLEDEGVWDQHFELSLAAKTGFNLQTHPGAITAINQTPTEAARLRNGDIITAGAAQIAFRLSPTRQRNLQWREWFVWSLLLIVTGGEVFLIIRLLL
- a CDS encoding polysaccharide biosynthesis tyrosine autokinase, which translates into the protein MDPLKQQTQPEARLHFLDYWRIIRIRKTVILAVFLLVVITATLVTFILPELFASTAAMRVERDKSDIDELSGMSSRLISAYDPYFIQTEFETIQSESILTNVINNLDLARVWGNKYFEGQPLKPNEALEMLRARMDVRPRRNTSIIDIKVFSDNAKDAADLANAIAEAYQRWRLSKNQEAVMGGINELQRQLKIQDERIAEIKSRLDKLRIDTGISDIDATSLTPVMQTETEEYKRNLLSRFEADNEYKERKVQYDKLSALSTKELREVLPRMEMDPVLTDLLQQLNMAQQHAIALAVDLGPEHPDMKRVQDLEVELETKIDDQVRAIMKALETKVAMAKARLDNSTAAVESARKLDQEQLTKSRPYFDLKRTLMSEEDLRTLLSRKINVEQIDLSLPKKFQVDIIEYATPGKKPVRPNKTLNIILGVIIGLVVGVGLAFFIEYLDTSVKTIDDVERLLQSPVLGVIPQNVGYLIEEGAESPHAEAYRVLRTNLLFARKDEKLNSIAVVSAGAGEGKSTTVLNLATVFAQSGQRVIIVDSDLRRPTLHKILRVTNNLGLTNYLLKQNSLTDVIQTTSLDKLDFLASGKLPSSSLGILSSSQMKDLINELKQRYDYVFFDSPPIMGVSDASILASEVDITVQVIQYRRYPQPMNIRAKQLIEKVGGNLVGIVLNNINMSQDESYYYYSGYYHDYYAKSEDAEPVAEAAAPGAKDSGEIKQKY
- a CDS encoding bifunctional folylpolyglutamate synthase/dihydrofolate synthase; the encoded protein is MTYTEAIKFLYGLRLFGAKLGLENTFRLAELAGQPQRHLRFIHVAGTNGKGSTCAMLESVYRASGRRVGLFTSPHLVSFRERMQVNRQWISAAEVVTLLGKIRPWLATFPAEQHPTFFEVVTVMALLHFAQQRCELVIWETGLGGRLDATNIVTPLLSAITPIGLDHQAWLGDTLTKITAEKAGIIKPGVPVEAAAQPEEALAVLRATAATLHAPFRALATTTPVALPGPLALQGAHQRQNAALVLRVVEALQSLLPVTPEALVKGLATVRWAGRLQSLALATGQKVLLDGAHNPSGLAALAPALPPEEIHSPRVFIVGIMRDKDWQTMCRQLLQIARRIIFIPVGSDRTIDPQTLLAWCCEQPTAVECRTANSLDAALRMTSPAEELVITGSLYLIGEALALLDPEFQKVAAEHALNEWGGQFARPPEPASLGH
- a CDS encoding type II toxin-antitoxin system RelE/ParE family toxin, yielding MYKTEAGKFPVVEFIETIRVQSVTARIVKVFEMVEQLPNPPASFLKKLTGCDDIWEVRAITHHQSFRFLGFYDGKRLILTNGFAKQTDKTPPQEINLAKRRKEMYFSGRRELL